A stretch of Gymnodinialimonas phycosphaerae DNA encodes these proteins:
- a CDS encoding ABC transporter substrate-binding protein: MKVLTSTLAIAAALAAGHASAWEATEGQPFAGETVRILAVTSSQFQAHEARVAAFEEATGIDVEVDYVPFPNMREALTAEMIGGGGDYDVVSIMDQWVPSLTNLIQPIGDGIAAQGTDLSDFPAAHMRHGMIGDELYGLPVRGHVQLMFYRTDLFEEAGVEVPQTWEEVVTAAQAIQEATDASGIALPYGRLNGQNLMVWMNLLWGHGGDLFDDAGQPIFNSDAGVMATEQYINFLTVDEIAPAGSAVFVEQDAVNSFKQGNSAMLPVWWWVSSQLTDPEQSTITADQLGFAAMPTVGDGDRTTFTNTWIFGVTAESDNRDAAIEYLGWLTDPALERDVLLDPELSELVAVHLSNMRDDEVNARWGGIHAAAADALETADGIEFGDDWLRIVEVLETAISSLASGEQDDVRAALDAAAEEIAEIRG, from the coding sequence ATGAAAGTATTGACCAGCACGCTTGCCATCGCGGCAGCCCTTGCCGCCGGGCACGCCAGCGCGTGGGAGGCCACCGAAGGCCAGCCCTTCGCCGGAGAGACCGTTCGCATCCTGGCGGTGACATCCAGCCAGTTCCAGGCCCATGAGGCCCGCGTCGCCGCGTTCGAGGAAGCGACAGGCATCGATGTGGAAGTTGATTACGTGCCGTTCCCCAACATGCGCGAGGCGCTGACCGCCGAGATGATCGGCGGCGGTGGCGATTACGATGTCGTATCGATCATGGACCAGTGGGTGCCGTCCCTCACCAACCTGATCCAGCCCATCGGTGACGGGATCGCCGCGCAAGGCACGGATCTGTCCGATTTTCCTGCCGCCCACATGCGTCATGGCATGATCGGAGATGAACTTTACGGCCTGCCCGTGCGCGGCCACGTACAATTGATGTTCTACCGTACCGACCTGTTCGAAGAGGCAGGCGTCGAGGTGCCCCAGACCTGGGAAGAGGTCGTGACCGCCGCTCAAGCGATCCAGGAGGCAACCGATGCTTCTGGCATCGCACTGCCTTACGGGCGTCTGAACGGCCAGAACCTGATGGTCTGGATGAACCTGCTGTGGGGGCACGGCGGGGATCTGTTCGATGATGCAGGCCAGCCGATCTTCAACTCGGATGCTGGCGTGATGGCGACCGAGCAGTACATCAATTTCCTGACGGTGGATGAAATCGCCCCGGCTGGATCGGCAGTCTTTGTCGAGCAGGACGCGGTGAACAGCTTCAAGCAGGGCAACTCTGCCATGCTGCCGGTCTGGTGGTGGGTCTCCTCGCAGCTGACCGACCCCGAGCAGTCGACGATCACGGCAGATCAACTGGGCTTCGCGGCGATGCCCACGGTCGGTGACGGGGATCGGACCACGTTCACCAATACCTGGATTTTCGGCGTGACCGCAGAATCCGACAACCGCGACGCTGCGATCGAGTATCTTGGGTGGCTGACGGACCCGGCGCTGGAACGTGATGTCTTGCTGGATCCCGAGTTGAGTGAGTTGGTCGCCGTCCACCTCTCGAACATGCGGGACGATGAGGTCAACGCGCGCTGGGGCGGCATCCACGCCGCGGCGGCGGATGCGCTGGAAACAGCGGATGGCATCGAGTTCGGTGATGACTGGCTGCGCATCGTCGAAGTGCTGGAAACCGCCATCTCCAGCCTGGCCTCCGGCGAGCAGGACGATGTCCGCGCAGCCCTGGACGCCGCGGCCGAGGAAATCGCGGAAATCCGCGGCTGA
- a CDS encoding GntR family transcriptional regulator encodes MNEKTMATELEKDLENDIIFGIYPPGSRITEDSVMAQYNAKRHAVRSAFALLETQGLLVRWPHRGVEVVELTPDEVDALYDVRIVLETAAAARTKLPVDPQIVDRLEDIAKRHTEAFETGDFRAVFWLNQEFHEVQFACCDNPRLTALIAQHARMAQPIRVVKYDDEAHMQNVIRQHYAIIEAMRGDARETYVQATKEHLPASATAYRMLYERRYQRRRASS; translated from the coding sequence ATGAACGAGAAGACCATGGCGACCGAACTCGAAAAAGACTTGGAAAACGACATCATCTTCGGGATCTATCCCCCCGGCAGCCGCATCACGGAAGACAGCGTCATGGCGCAATACAATGCCAAGCGCCACGCCGTCCGCAGCGCCTTTGCGCTATTGGAAACCCAAGGCCTTCTGGTGCGCTGGCCCCATCGCGGTGTCGAAGTCGTGGAACTGACCCCCGATGAGGTCGACGCGCTTTATGATGTGCGCATCGTGTTGGAGACCGCCGCCGCCGCGCGCACGAAACTTCCCGTGGACCCGCAGATCGTGGATCGCCTCGAAGACATCGCCAAACGCCACACGGAGGCGTTCGAGACCGGCGATTTCCGCGCCGTGTTCTGGTTGAATCAGGAGTTCCATGAAGTGCAGTTCGCCTGCTGCGACAACCCCCGGCTGACCGCGCTGATCGCGCAACACGCCCGCATGGCGCAGCCGATTCGCGTCGTCAAATACGACGACGAAGCCCATATGCAGAACGTCATCCGTCAACACTACGCGATCATCGAAGCCATGCGGGGTGACGCGCGTGAGACCTATGTTCAGGCCACGAAAGAGCATCTGCCAGCCTCGGCTACGGCCTATCGCATGCTGTATGAACGGCGGTATCAGCGTCGGCGTGCATCCAGCTGA
- a CDS encoding phenylacetate--CoA ligase family protein, with translation MTPECAPMANLQALQQDRWREQGAYVVAQSSFYQQLWKGSPPPRDLRDLAELPLSDKAMLRASQAAHPPFGDYLAAADDAPVRLHRTSGTTGQAMNLALSARDCAITEEVGGRCQSSAGLTPAHRVVHCLNYQMWMGGLTDHMTLQATGALVIPFGVGSTELLVRTIQEVGIDAISCTPSYPTVLERVLAEAFPGLAPRDLGLKLGLFGGEPGLDDPAFRARLRDVWGMEARNANYGVSDVFSNFAAECAHDTRLHFMASDVLFPELIDPEYGTPIQIAPGQKGELVLTHLLRDCQPLVRFRTGDIIAIDETGPCRCGRTGFRFRVVGRSDDMVVVRGLNMFPSMVAAVLNEFRALSGDYRISLDAPPPHDRLPVIAEVAEGQEAAHDLADQVAARIKQRLGATAQVTLVPHGTFPLTEGKTKRVIRGYQ, from the coding sequence ATGACACCAGAGTGTGCCCCGATGGCGAATTTGCAGGCCTTGCAGCAAGATCGCTGGCGGGAGCAAGGGGCGTATGTCGTGGCGCAGTCCTCCTTTTACCAACAGCTTTGGAAAGGTTCCCCGCCGCCGCGTGACCTGCGTGATCTGGCAGAGCTTCCGCTGTCCGACAAAGCGATGCTGCGTGCATCACAGGCCGCGCACCCCCCTTTCGGGGACTACCTCGCCGCAGCGGATGACGCCCCCGTGCGCCTGCACCGCACGTCTGGCACCACGGGCCAAGCCATGAACCTTGCCCTTTCCGCCCGCGATTGCGCGATCACGGAAGAAGTCGGCGGGCGGTGCCAATCCTCGGCCGGGCTGACGCCTGCCCACCGCGTGGTGCATTGCCTGAACTACCAGATGTGGATGGGCGGGCTGACCGATCACATGACCTTGCAGGCCACCGGCGCGCTGGTCATCCCTTTTGGCGTAGGGTCGACCGAATTGCTGGTGCGCACCATTCAGGAGGTCGGCATCGATGCCATTTCCTGCACACCCTCTTACCCCACCGTGTTGGAACGCGTGCTGGCCGAGGCCTTCCCCGGCCTCGCGCCCCGCGACCTGGGTCTGAAGCTGGGGCTCTTCGGCGGAGAGCCGGGGCTGGATGACCCGGCTTTCCGGGCGCGATTAAGGGACGTCTGGGGGATGGAGGCGCGCAATGCGAATTACGGCGTGTCGGATGTCTTCTCGAATTTCGCGGCGGAGTGCGCCCATGACACGCGGCTGCATTTCATGGCCAGCGATGTGCTTTTCCCCGAGCTGATCGACCCCGAGTATGGCACCCCCATTCAAATTGCGCCCGGCCAGAAGGGGGAGTTGGTGCTGACCCATCTGCTACGTGACTGCCAACCGTTGGTGCGGTTTCGGACCGGCGATATCATCGCCATCGATGAGACCGGGCCATGCCGCTGCGGGCGCACCGGGTTTCGTTTTCGCGTGGTCGGGCGATCCGACGACATGGTGGTGGTGCGAGGGCTGAACATGTTCCCCTCGATGGTGGCGGCGGTCCTGAACGAGTTCCGCGCGCTTTCGGGCGATTACCGGATATCGCTGGACGCCCCGCCGCCCCATGACCGTTTGCCGGTGATCGCCGAAGTGGCAGAGGGCCAGGAAGCGGCGCATGATCTGGCGGATCAGGTGGCCGCGCGTATCAAGCAACGCTTGGGTGCGACGGCGCAGGTGACGCTGGTGCCCCACGGCACATTTCCCCTGACCGAAGGCAAAACGAAACGCGTGATCCGAGGGTACCAATGA